The following are encoded in a window of Treponema rectale genomic DNA:
- a CDS encoding PASTA domain-containing protein: protein MKFKNPIEFLKSKKSLRVFIEKQTQAIENSGKALIFTVVGSIILMFAAALAIFFTNVQGEEKVMVPDVVGKNIYTGLFELEQKELYGKIQFRDSETGGDEGKIIAQDPVEGSIVKAYRRITLTVSRGATLDNLPDYTGSNYNDTVNKIELHYAGEVPLIKIKTPIYLTSEKNAGTIIAQYPEPDTAIIDPVEVQFIVSAGNEVHQVTVPEVEGKSISQLLELMKTSKVVFDFTNTYKHEKKFKASCENAGKKLDPYSRVKAELSFKIKEDADKTTSGIFSFNLPEYPFPVPVKLDCLDPEGIETTVIDFTHPGKSITIPYEVKKGSTLSLTVNGEMLKKEVVQ, encoded by the coding sequence ATGAAGTTCAAGAATCCTATTGAATTCCTTAAATCAAAAAAATCACTGAGAGTGTTCATTGAAAAACAGACACAGGCCATTGAAAATTCCGGAAAAGCACTTATCTTTACCGTTGTCGGTTCAATCATACTCATGTTTGCAGCAGCCCTCGCCATTTTCTTTACTAACGTCCAGGGAGAAGAAAAGGTCATGGTTCCTGATGTTGTGGGAAAAAACATCTACACAGGTCTTTTTGAACTTGAGCAGAAGGAACTCTACGGAAAAATCCAGTTCCGTGATTCTGAAACAGGCGGTGACGAAGGAAAAATCATCGCTCAGGATCCTGTTGAAGGTTCAATCGTAAAAGCCTACAGACGCATCACGCTTACAGTAAGCCGCGGAGCTACCCTTGATAATCTTCCGGATTACACCGGTTCAAACTACAATGATACAGTAAATAAAATCGAACTCCACTACGCAGGTGAAGTTCCCCTCATCAAAATTAAGACTCCTATATATCTTACAAGCGAAAAAAATGCAGGAACAATCATTGCGCAGTATCCTGAACCAGATACGGCAATCATAGACCCTGTTGAAGTTCAGTTTATCGTCAGCGCAGGTAATGAAGTTCATCAGGTAACAGTTCCAGAAGTTGAAGGCAAATCAATCAGCCAGCTTCTTGAACTTATGAAAACTTCAAAAGTTGTTTTTGATTTTACAAATACATACAAACACGAAAAGAAATTTAAGGCTTCCTGTGAAAATGCAGGAAAAAAACTTGATCCTTATTCCCGTGTAAAGGCTGAGCTTTCATTCAAGATTAAAGAAGATGCAGATAAAACTACATCAGGTATTTTTTCTTTCAACCTTCCGGAATATCCATTCCCGGTTCCTGTAAAGCTGGACTGCCTTGATCCGGAAGGAATCGAAACAACAGTCATTGATTTTACTCATCCGGGTAAATCAATAACAATTCCGTATGAAGTAAAGAAAGGTTCAACACTGTCTCTTACAGTAAACGGAGAAATGCTTAAAAAAGAAGTGGTACAGTAA
- the fmt gene encoding methionyl-tRNA formyltransferase — MLRVIYGGSPADSAKTLELILKDSVMSASIPEHEYKVVGVLTNPPSAHGRHKELIPTEVETYARIWNEAREDDIKIFTPEHIGQAEREQIAALKPDIFVCFAYGHIVGPKFFSIFRLGGINLHPSLLPKYRGATPVPACILNQDTETGFSVQKMSQEIDEGDLLYQQRISLTGTETAGMLLKNAALYGGTAITNILRETAKTGVLPQSWKQTGMPSYCAMMRKFDGKINWKDSALKIDAQIRAYTPWPGSYTESNKQQLRILKAAAASKVAIQDTNIPQNTSAVPGTVLDYNKQRGILIQTGDGILIVTELQWQSKKAMDYKSFMNGARNFIGTVLE, encoded by the coding sequence ATGCTCAGAGTAATTTACGGCGGAAGTCCGGCAGATTCTGCAAAGACACTTGAGCTCATCCTCAAGGACAGCGTAATGTCTGCCAGCATTCCGGAACACGAATATAAAGTTGTAGGAGTTCTCACTAATCCACCGTCTGCCCACGGCCGCCACAAGGAACTTATTCCTACGGAAGTAGAAACCTATGCCCGCATCTGGAATGAAGCCAGGGAAGACGACATTAAAATCTTTACTCCGGAACACATAGGTCAGGCTGAACGGGAACAGATTGCAGCCCTAAAGCCGGATATTTTTGTCTGCTTTGCCTACGGTCATATTGTAGGGCCAAAGTTCTTTTCTATTTTCAGGCTCGGTGGAATAAACCTTCATCCTTCCCTTCTTCCTAAATACAGAGGGGCTACACCAGTACCTGCCTGCATTCTTAATCAGGATACAGAAACCGGCTTCAGCGTACAGAAAATGTCCCAGGAAATTGACGAAGGCGACCTTCTTTATCAGCAGAGGATTTCACTTACAGGAACAGAAACTGCAGGCATGCTGTTAAAAAATGCAGCCCTTTACGGAGGAACGGCAATTACAAACATTCTTCGCGAAACTGCAAAAACAGGAGTTCTTCCACAAAGCTGGAAACAGACTGGAATGCCGAGTTACTGTGCAATGATGCGCAAATTTGACGGAAAAATTAACTGGAAGGATTCAGCCCTTAAAATAGATGCTCAGATCAGGGCCTATACACCATGGCCGGGTTCATATACGGAATCAAACAAACAGCAACTGAGAATCTTAAAGGCAGCAGCCGCAAGTAAAGTTGCAATTCAGGATACAAACATTCCGCAGAACACTTCAGCCGTTCCGGGAACAGTCCTTGACTACAACAAACAGCGCGGCATACTCATACAGACAGGAGACGGAATCCTCATAGTAACGGAATTACAGTGGCAGTCTAAAAAAGCCATGGACTATAAATCATTTATGAACGGTGCCAGAAATTTTATCGGCACGGTCTTAGAATAA
- the def gene encoding peptide deformylase, producing MRICKIGEEILSRQCEPVKPEEIDDSFRAILNEMFDTMISANGVGLAAPQVGIAKRFFVLMSDDDVKRVFINPEITKTSAETAAYEEGCLSIPGESESIVRPVKVSVTALNENGKRFTIEDADGLLARIIQHENDHLNGVLYIDRGDKDFKESIIEKFKKKAEKAAKKAAEKAAKKASLEAKLAAKKHKGN from the coding sequence ATGAGAATATGTAAAATTGGTGAAGAAATCTTAAGCCGACAGTGTGAGCCTGTTAAGCCGGAAGAAATCGATGACAGCTTCCGTGCAATCCTTAACGAAATGTTTGATACAATGATAAGTGCAAACGGAGTAGGACTTGCAGCACCTCAGGTTGGCATTGCAAAACGTTTCTTTGTACTCATGTCCGATGATGATGTAAAAAGAGTTTTCATTAATCCTGAAATAACAAAAACTTCTGCAGAAACAGCAGCTTATGAAGAAGGCTGTCTTTCTATTCCGGGAGAATCAGAATCAATTGTCCGCCCTGTAAAAGTTTCTGTAACGGCTCTCAACGAAAACGGAAAGCGCTTTACTATAGAAGATGCAGACGGTCTTCTTGCAAGAATCATTCAGCATGAAAACGACCATCTTAACGGAGTTCTTTACATCGATCGCGGTGACAAAGACTTTAAAGAAAGCATAATAGAAAAATTTAAAAAGAAGGCAGAAAAGGCTGCTAAAAAAGCGGCTGAGAAAGCTGCTAAAAAAGCAAGCCTGGAAGCAAAACTTGCTGCAAAAAAACATAAAGGAAACTAA
- the hisD gene encoding histidinol dehydrogenase, producing MIKIQNSNEIEETFFNGRDFGDSIQTVRDILKDVQDRKDEALREYSRKFDAATPDEFEIPRETLKAAADKLKAENPDLYKSLCYSRDLALRFAKKQKESFDDFEVELEPGIFTGQKNIPVDIAGVYVPAGRFPLVSTVIMTVTPAVAAGVKQVVLCTPPRKNPDGSNKAYADENIMAAAYICGVTKAFACGGAQAIGAMAFGTQSIPKTDVIVGPGNKFVAEAKKLVYGTVGIDMVAGPTEVFIIADSSADPEWVAADLLAQAEHDIVAQPVLATPDRALAEKVALEIERQLETLSTKETASQSIANCGRIIITKSLEEAAELANRKAPEHLELAMEAGTQRDKIEAMVHNYGSLFIGHSSAEVFGDYAAGLNHTLPTSGSARFTGGLSVRVFLKTVTTLKTKPGEKGTTASAEAAGFLGDAEGLAAHARAARLRLNKN from the coding sequence ATGATTAAGATTCAGAACAGTAATGAAATAGAAGAAACTTTTTTTAACGGAAGAGACTTTGGTGACTCCATCCAGACTGTACGGGACATCCTGAAAGACGTACAGGACAGGAAAGATGAAGCTCTCCGCGAATACAGCAGAAAATTTGACGCAGCTACTCCTGATGAATTTGAAATTCCCCGGGAAACCTTAAAAGCTGCTGCAGATAAACTCAAGGCAGAAAATCCTGACCTTTACAAGTCTCTTTGCTATTCAAGAGACCTGGCATTACGTTTTGCAAAAAAACAGAAGGAATCTTTTGACGATTTTGAAGTAGAACTTGAACCTGGAATTTTTACAGGACAGAAAAACATTCCTGTTGACATTGCAGGCGTCTACGTTCCGGCAGGAAGATTTCCTCTTGTAAGTACAGTAATCATGACCGTAACCCCTGCTGTTGCAGCCGGAGTAAAACAGGTTGTACTGTGTACCCCTCCCCGTAAAAACCCGGACGGTTCAAATAAAGCTTATGCAGATGAAAACATTATGGCTGCGGCATATATCTGCGGAGTAACAAAAGCATTTGCATGCGGCGGTGCACAGGCAATCGGTGCAATGGCTTTCGGAACACAGAGTATTCCTAAAACGGACGTCATCGTAGGTCCCGGCAATAAATTCGTTGCAGAAGCAAAAAAACTTGTATACGGAACAGTCGGCATTGACATGGTAGCAGGTCCGACAGAAGTATTCATCATAGCAGATTCCAGCGCAGATCCTGAATGGGTTGCAGCAGACCTTCTTGCACAGGCAGAACATGACATTGTTGCCCAGCCTGTACTTGCAACTCCAGACAGAGCTCTTGCAGAAAAAGTTGCACTGGAAATCGAACGACAGCTTGAAACCTTAAGCACAAAAGAAACCGCTTCCCAGAGTATTGCAAACTGCGGAAGAATAATAATTACAAAGTCTCTGGAAGAAGCAGCAGAGCTTGCAAACAGAAAAGCTCCTGAACATCTTGAGCTTGCAATGGAAGCAGGGACTCAGCGGGACAAAATAGAAGCAATGGTTCACAACTACGGATCCCTCTTTATCGGACACAGTTCCGCAGAAGTTTTCGGTGACTATGCAGCAGGACTTAACCATACCCTGCCAACATCAGGAAGTGCCCGCTTTACAGGCGGATTAAGCGTAAGGGTATTCCTTAAAACAGTAACAACTTTGAAAACAAAACCCGGAGAAAAAGGAACCACTGCAAGTGCAGAGGCAGCCGGATTCCTTGGTGATGCAGAGGGACTTGCAGCACATGCAAGAGCAGCAAGGCTTCGTCTGAACAAAAACTAA
- a CDS encoding HD domain-containing phosphohydrolase translates to MVQFCFAEGIQFFNNFVPSSWNSEDGLPGNSVTDIVQDTKGYIYIGTYEGLVRFDGIEFTVINKKYDKKYNFVSARSLFIDSRGNLWNGSNDEGVFCIGKDDSVRKFSTLDGLPNNSIRDLCEDREGNIWVGTSSGIALISPEGKVFIPEGLEDLIEDNNILVKHLFCDSAGRIWICTALQNRLYVYSGRRFSVYDGITSIKNPSVNYVTQDSAGAFWFGVSPYYLLKKNGEEETLFDGGGISQKGTVVNCIFHDSVGNVWFSTDTGLGVISGGEISYYTEKQGLVDDKVVKIMEDRESNIWIGTDRGGIEKLSQSQFRIIKNNETINAVVEDTFRKVIWLASDKGVRCYDQKKFIENPLTEYCENIRVRDINITDAGDVLVSTYAQLGVIKYTRDGKIISWTEKDGLTGNRTRCTLLHSGGDLYIATTNGLNIVKGFSKDGEIITIQKSSEVSSDFIMTLHEDSEGNVWCGTDGGGIFVVDSKTYEIKKTYTTEDGLAGNIIFKISEPVPGQKWICTGTGLSVMKEDSGSLKIYNFNSGNGLGTDGVFQALIDYTETVWFTSNKGIFSVHYRDFENVFNGKDDSIFSKFYGRSDGIVTAGVTSTSKSSKDSFGRLWFTLVDGVAFYDPVRGKANTKAPIVQIQEISIDDENFIYDGSPVEIGPDSKRLSIKFTGLSFISSEQVKFSYKLEGYDSKFSEWTTQRNVSYTNLPHGTYKFTVFAMTRDEVKSLPSYVVTIIKKPYIWNLLWFRLLIGGIIVLATAALIFYRYKDIVREQKRNKEFTSQVISALVVAIDAKDQYTNGHSNRVSKYAVMIARKAGKSEAELERIFYAGLLHDVGKIGVPDSIISKPDKLTGEEFEVIKTHPVIGSEILKSITAVPEVVVGARWHHERWDGRGYPDGLKETGIPEVARIIGVADAYDAMTSDRSYRRHLTQSVVREQIEKGRGSQFDPVFATIMLEIIDDDVDFKLHE, encoded by the coding sequence ATGGTGCAGTTTTGTTTTGCAGAGGGCATACAGTTTTTCAATAATTTTGTACCCTCCAGCTGGAATTCAGAAGACGGACTTCCGGGAAATTCCGTAACTGATATTGTTCAGGATACAAAAGGCTATATTTACATCGGAACTTATGAAGGTCTGGTACGGTTTGACGGAATAGAATTTACAGTAATCAATAAAAAGTATGATAAAAAATATAATTTTGTAAGTGCCCGCTCTCTTTTTATTGATTCCAGGGGAAACTTATGGAACGGTTCTAATGACGAAGGTGTATTCTGTATTGGAAAAGATGACAGTGTCAGAAAATTTTCTACTCTGGACGGTCTTCCTAATAATTCAATTCGTGATCTTTGCGAGGACAGGGAAGGAAATATATGGGTTGGAACTTCTTCCGGTATAGCTCTTATTTCTCCGGAGGGAAAAGTCTTTATTCCGGAAGGACTGGAAGATCTGATAGAAGATAATAACATTCTTGTAAAGCATCTGTTTTGTGATTCTGCAGGACGTATATGGATATGTACTGCATTGCAGAACCGGCTTTATGTTTATTCAGGTCGACGTTTTTCTGTATATGACGGAATAACTTCTATAAAGAATCCTTCCGTTAATTATGTTACCCAGGATTCAGCAGGAGCCTTCTGGTTTGGAGTAAGCCCTTATTATCTTTTAAAGAAGAATGGTGAAGAGGAAACTTTATTTGATGGCGGCGGTATTTCACAGAAAGGAACGGTTGTAAACTGCATTTTTCATGATTCAGTCGGAAATGTGTGGTTTTCTACGGATACGGGGCTCGGAGTGATTTCTGGGGGAGAGATTTCCTATTATACGGAAAAGCAGGGACTTGTTGACGATAAAGTCGTAAAAATAATGGAGGACCGTGAAAGTAATATCTGGATCGGTACTGACCGCGGAGGTATAGAAAAACTCAGCCAGAGTCAGTTCAGGATAATAAAAAATAATGAAACTATAAATGCCGTTGTGGAAGATACTTTCAGAAAGGTTATATGGCTTGCTTCTGATAAGGGGGTACGCTGTTATGATCAGAAAAAGTTTATCGAGAATCCCCTTACTGAGTATTGTGAAAATATCAGGGTTCGGGATATTAACATTACGGATGCCGGAGACGTTCTTGTAAGTACTTATGCTCAGCTTGGTGTCATAAAATACACTCGTGATGGTAAGATTATTTCCTGGACGGAAAAAGACGGACTTACCGGAAACAGAACCAGATGTACTCTTTTGCATTCCGGAGGTGATCTTTATATTGCAACAACCAACGGTCTTAATATTGTAAAAGGTTTTTCCAAAGACGGAGAAATTATAACCATTCAGAAAAGTTCTGAGGTTTCCTCTGATTTTATTATGACACTCCATGAAGATTCTGAGGGGAACGTATGGTGCGGAACGGACGGCGGCGGAATATTTGTTGTTGATTCAAAAACTTATGAAATAAAAAAAACTTACACAACAGAAGACGGACTTGCAGGAAACATTATTTTTAAGATTTCAGAACCAGTTCCGGGGCAGAAGTGGATTTGTACCGGTACAGGTCTTTCTGTTATGAAAGAAGATTCCGGCAGCCTGAAGATTTATAATTTTAATTCCGGAAACGGACTTGGTACGGACGGAGTTTTTCAGGCACTGATTGATTATACGGAAACTGTATGGTTTACGTCCAATAAGGGAATTTTTTCTGTACATTACAGGGATTTTGAAAATGTATTTAACGGAAAGGATGATTCGATCTTCTCAAAATTTTACGGACGTTCAGACGGAATTGTAACTGCCGGAGTAACTTCGACTTCAAAGTCTTCAAAGGATTCTTTCGGACGTTTATGGTTTACTCTTGTGGACGGAGTTGCTTTTTATGATCCTGTCCGTGGAAAGGCAAATACGAAAGCTCCAATTGTTCAGATTCAGGAAATAAGCATTGATGATGAAAACTTTATTTATGACGGCTCTCCTGTGGAAATTGGTCCTGACAGTAAGCGTCTGAGTATTAAGTTTACGGGGCTGAGTTTTATTTCTTCAGAGCAGGTAAAGTTCAGTTATAAACTTGAAGGGTATGATTCAAAGTTTTCAGAGTGGACAACTCAAAGGAATGTTTCTTATACAAACCTCCCCCACGGTACTTACAAGTTTACTGTGTTTGCGATGACAAGAGATGAAGTAAAGAGTTTACCTTCTTACGTTGTAACTATTATAAAGAAACCGTATATATGGAATCTGCTGTGGTTCAGGCTTCTTATCGGAGGAATAATCGTACTCGCAACGGCAGCTTTGATTTTTTACCGTTATAAAGATATTGTAAGGGAGCAGAAAAGAAATAAAGAATTTACCAGCCAGGTAATTTCTGCTCTTGTTGTAGCAATTGATGCAAAGGATCAGTACACCAACGGTCATTCAAACCGTGTATCAAAATATGCAGTGATGATTGCCCGCAAAGCCGGAAAGTCAGAAGCTGAACTTGAAAGAATTTTCTATGCCGGACTTCTTCATGACGTAGGAAAGATAGGTGTTCCTGATTCAATTATAAGTAAGCCGGATAAACTTACTGGTGAGGAATTTGAAGTCATAAAGACTCATCCTGTAATCGGCAGCGAAATTCTCAAGTCAATTACTGCTGTTCCTGAAGTTGTGGTAGGAGCAAGATGGCATCATGAACGCTGGGACGGAAGGGGATATCCAGACGGTCTTAAAGAAACAGGTATTCCTGAAGTTGCAAGAATTATCGGAGTTGCAGATGCTTATGATGCAATGACTTCAGACAGAAGTTACCGCCGTCATCTTACTCAGTCCGTTGTAAGGGAACAGATAGAAAAGGGAAGGGGCAGTCAGTTTGATCCTGTATTTGCAACAATAATGCTTGAGATTATTGATGATGATGTAGACTTTAAGCTTCATGAATAA